One stretch of Cellulomonas wangsupingiae DNA includes these proteins:
- a CDS encoding class I SAM-dependent methyltransferase — MVDPMHFEEHADVYRTARPPYPPALWDRVLLLVAPGTRVLDLGAGTGEATGPLLAAGARVTAVEPGPRLAARLAATHPAATVLVTRAEEVELPAGGVDVAVAATAVHWFDLGIVLPRLHRALAPGGRFLVWRHVFGDPDVTTPFRERIGQVVAARSGPGRPGPDAQDAAAVARALTDGGWFALEDTATFRWRTDLDAEQVRALFSTFSDWSPAEVDQASAAVTELGGRVTEHYRSWLLVLRATR; from the coding sequence GTGGTCGATCCGATGCACTTCGAGGAGCACGCGGACGTCTACCGCACGGCCCGTCCGCCCTACCCGCCCGCGCTCTGGGACCGGGTGCTGCTCCTGGTCGCGCCGGGCACGCGCGTGCTGGACCTGGGGGCCGGGACAGGTGAGGCGACGGGCCCGCTGCTGGCGGCGGGCGCCCGCGTGACGGCGGTCGAGCCGGGCCCACGGCTCGCCGCGAGGCTGGCGGCCACGCACCCGGCGGCGACGGTCCTGGTGACGCGCGCCGAGGAGGTCGAGCTGCCGGCGGGCGGCGTCGACGTCGCGGTCGCCGCGACCGCGGTGCACTGGTTCGACCTCGGGATCGTGCTGCCCCGGCTGCACCGGGCGCTGGCGCCCGGCGGCAGGTTCCTCGTGTGGCGCCACGTCTTCGGTGACCCGGACGTGACGACCCCCTTCCGCGAGCGCATCGGGCAGGTCGTCGCGGCGCGGTCCGGGCCCGGGCGCCCTGGACCGGACGCGCAGGACGCCGCCGCGGTCGCTCGGGCGCTGACCGACGGCGGGTGGTTCGCGCTCGAGGACACCGCCACGTTCCGTTGGCGCACCGACCTCGACGCCGAGCAGGTGCGCGCCCTGTTCAGCACGTTCAGCGACTGGAGCCCGGCGGAGGTCGACCAGGCATCGGCAGCGGTCACCGAGCTCGGTGGACGCGTCACCGAGCACTACCGTTCGTGGTTGCTCGTCCTGCGGGCGACGCGCTGA
- a CDS encoding DEAD/DEAH box helicase, translating to MTTFTDLGVPEALVRALAHQQITTPFPIQTATLPDTLRGADVLGRGRTGSGKTLAFALPVVARLAASTTTRRARRPRALVLCPTRELATQIEAVFAPLAAAAGLRTTAMFGGVAQSRQVTALDRGVDVLVACPGRLEDLLRQGLLTLDGIEITVLDEADHMADLGFLPVVRRLMDRTPKRGQRLLFSATLDNGVGTLVDRYLTSPVEHAVDPAAQTVVASTHHVLEVADAAAKKEVVEMLAAGSGRRVLFMRTKHHAKKLARQLTLAGIPAVDLHGNLGQGARERNLAAFTSGEARVLVATDIAARGIHVDEVELVVHVDPPAEHKAYLHRSGRTARAGAAGTVLTLQLPEQRADVRAMTRAAGITVTPVAVRPGDDLVRRLAGEPGTVPATGGAGSGAAVSHDAARHVMTGDRPAGSGRAPSGSGRSGAPRAQSATGGRSQRAPRGASAQPDGGAPRRSGSRAASRPAGPATTWTSETPRDTRGTRAPQPTGPSSVRDAAPGGEATDAPRRRRRGGRGRSHRPGAPTTA from the coding sequence GTGACCACTTTCACCGACCTCGGCGTGCCCGAGGCGCTGGTGCGCGCCCTCGCGCACCAGCAGATCACCACCCCGTTCCCCATCCAGACCGCGACGCTGCCGGACACGCTGCGCGGCGCCGACGTGCTCGGCCGCGGCCGCACCGGCTCCGGCAAGACGCTCGCGTTCGCGCTGCCCGTCGTGGCCCGCCTCGCGGCGTCGACCACGACGCGTCGTGCGCGCCGCCCGCGCGCCCTGGTCCTGTGCCCCACCCGGGAGCTCGCCACGCAGATCGAGGCCGTGTTCGCGCCGCTGGCCGCCGCGGCCGGCCTGCGCACGACGGCCATGTTCGGCGGTGTCGCGCAGTCGCGCCAGGTCACCGCCCTCGACCGGGGCGTCGACGTGCTCGTCGCCTGCCCCGGCCGCCTGGAGGACCTGCTGCGCCAGGGGCTCCTCACGCTGGACGGGATCGAGATCACCGTCCTCGACGAGGCCGACCACATGGCCGACCTCGGCTTCCTGCCGGTGGTCCGCCGCCTCATGGACCGCACGCCGAAGCGCGGGCAGCGCCTGCTGTTCTCCGCGACGCTCGACAACGGGGTCGGCACCCTCGTCGACCGCTACCTGACGTCGCCGGTCGAGCACGCCGTCGACCCGGCCGCGCAGACGGTCGTCGCGAGCACGCACCACGTGCTCGAGGTCGCCGACGCCGCGGCCAAGAAGGAGGTCGTCGAGATGCTCGCGGCCGGCTCCGGTCGCCGGGTGCTGTTCATGCGCACCAAGCACCACGCCAAGAAGCTCGCACGTCAGCTCACGCTGGCAGGCATCCCGGCCGTCGACCTGCACGGCAACCTCGGCCAGGGCGCGCGCGAGCGCAACCTGGCGGCGTTCACCTCCGGCGAGGCGCGCGTGCTCGTCGCGACCGACATCGCGGCCCGCGGCATCCACGTCGACGAGGTCGAGCTCGTCGTGCACGTGGACCCGCCGGCCGAGCACAAGGCCTACCTGCACCGGTCGGGCCGCACGGCCCGCGCCGGCGCCGCGGGCACGGTGCTCACCCTGCAGCTGCCCGAGCAGCGCGCGGACGTCCGGGCCATGACCCGCGCCGCGGGCATCACGGTCACCCCCGTCGCCGTGCGCCCGGGCGACGACCTCGTGCGCCGGCTCGCGGGCGAGCCCGGCACGGTGCCCGCGACGGGTGGCGCCGGCAGCGGCGCCGCGGTGTCGCACGACGCTGCGCGCCACGTGATGACGGGCGACCGTCCCGCCGGCTCCGGGCGCGCGCCGTCCGGCAGCGGCCGGTCGGGCGCACCGCGTGCGCAGTCCGCCACGGGCGGCCGGTCGCAGCGTGCTCCCCGGGGTGCGTCGGCCCAGCCCGACGGCGGCGCCCCGCGGCGCTCCGGCTCCCGTGCGGCGTCGCGTCCGGCAGGCCCGGCGACGACGTGGACCTCGGAGACCCCGCGCGACACGCGTGGCACCCGCGCGCCGCAGCCCACCGGCCCTTCGTCGGTGCGCGACGCCGCGCCGGGCGGGGAGGCCACCGACGCCCCGCGTCGCCGCCGCCGCGGTGGCCGCGGCCGCAGCCACCGTCCGGGCGCGCCCACCACGGCCTGA
- a CDS encoding NUDIX domain-containing protein: protein MPAPPDGYAPDDHLGERTLLVAAAYVVLRRTGPGGDEVLLQRRAGTGYMDGWWSVLAGHVDPDESVHEAAVREAAEESGVVVAPDALRPLTALHRFERGGPAVEQRVDVFFEVTTWSGEPSLREPDRAAEMGWHPLHALPDDVVPHERLVLDLLASGAPVPAVVSLPR, encoded by the coding sequence ATGCCTGCGCCCCCCGACGGCTACGCCCCGGACGACCACCTCGGCGAGCGGACGCTGCTCGTCGCTGCCGCGTACGTGGTGCTGCGACGCACCGGGCCCGGCGGGGACGAGGTGCTGCTGCAGCGCCGCGCCGGCACGGGCTACATGGACGGGTGGTGGTCGGTGCTCGCCGGGCACGTCGACCCGGACGAGTCCGTCCACGAGGCGGCCGTGCGTGAGGCCGCCGAGGAGTCCGGGGTCGTCGTGGCGCCCGACGCGCTGCGGCCGCTCACGGCGCTGCACCGCTTCGAGCGCGGCGGACCCGCGGTCGAGCAGCGCGTCGACGTGTTCTTCGAGGTCACGACGTGGAGCGGGGAGCCCTCGCTCCGGGAGCCGGACCGCGCCGCCGAGATGGGCTGGCACCCGCTGCACGCGCTGCCCGACGACGTCGTGCCCCACGAGCGGCTGGTGCTCGACCTGCTGGCCTCCGGCGCACCCGTCCCCGCGGTCGTGTCGCTGCCGCGCTGA
- a CDS encoding sigma-70 family RNA polymerase sigma factor produces the protein MTTTTSEQTSGSGATTASVPADLTADEFAQRLAPMRREILAHCYRMTGSVHDAEDMLQETYLRAWRAMHGFENRSSLRTWMFRIATNTCLTHLEGRRRRPLPTGLGAPAADPRDQPREDHGTSWLEPLPDSLVWAQPPADPAETAVHRDTVRLAFVAALQHLTAQQRAVLLLRDVLAWSAAEVADALGLSVAAVNSTLQRARGHMASVHDVPPLEPTDPRQQELLARYVAAFEAYDVAAIVELLAADVVWEMPPFPGWYAGPTAVGELIDRWCPARGPGDMRLVPTSANGLPAFAVYMRDARGRHRAFQVQQVTVTADGVRHVTVWFGRDLFARFGLPAELA, from the coding sequence GTGACGACCACCACATCCGAGCAGACGTCCGGCTCCGGTGCGACCACCGCGTCCGTGCCCGCCGACCTGACCGCCGACGAGTTCGCGCAGCGGCTCGCGCCGATGCGCCGCGAGATCCTCGCGCACTGCTACCGCATGACCGGTTCGGTCCACGACGCCGAGGACATGCTGCAGGAGACCTACCTGCGCGCGTGGCGCGCGATGCACGGCTTCGAGAACCGCTCGTCGCTGCGCACGTGGATGTTCCGGATCGCGACGAACACGTGCCTGACGCACCTCGAGGGCCGCCGGCGCCGCCCGCTGCCGACGGGGCTCGGCGCGCCGGCCGCGGACCCGCGGGACCAGCCGCGCGAGGACCACGGGACGTCGTGGCTCGAGCCGCTGCCGGACTCCCTGGTCTGGGCGCAGCCGCCGGCGGACCCCGCTGAGACCGCGGTCCACCGCGACACGGTGCGGCTGGCGTTCGTCGCGGCCCTGCAGCACCTGACCGCGCAGCAGCGCGCGGTCCTGCTGCTGCGGGACGTGCTCGCCTGGTCGGCCGCCGAGGTCGCCGACGCGCTCGGCCTGTCGGTCGCCGCCGTGAACTCGACGCTGCAGCGCGCGCGCGGCCACATGGCCAGCGTGCACGACGTCCCGCCGCTGGAGCCGACGGACCCGCGTCAGCAGGAGCTGCTGGCGCGGTACGTGGCCGCGTTCGAGGCGTACGACGTCGCGGCCATCGTGGAGCTGCTCGCCGCCGACGTGGTGTGGGAGATGCCCCCGTTTCCCGGCTGGTACGCGGGGCCGACGGCGGTCGGCGAGCTCATCGACAGGTGGTGCCCCGCCCGGGGGCCGGGCGACATGCGGCTGGTGCCGACGTCGGCCAACGGGCTCCCGGCCTTCGCGGTGTACATGCGCGACGCGCGCGGTCGGCACCGCGCCTTCCAGGTGCAGCAGGTGACCGTCACGGCCGACGGCGTGCGGCACGTGACCGTCTGGTTCGGCCGGGACCTGTTCGCGCGCTTCGGGCTGCCGGCCGAGCTGGCCTGA
- a CDS encoding LLM class F420-dependent oxidoreductase, with the protein MTETSPAGVRVGVQIQPQHADYAQIRDAVRRAEDIGVDVVFNWDHFFPLYGDPDGKHFECWTMLGAWAEQTSRVEIGALVTCNSYRNPDLLADMARTVDHISGGRLILGIGAGWFERDYTEYGYEFGTAGSRIADLAQTMPRIRARWAAMNPAPTRDIPVMIGGGGERKTLRVVAEHADIWHSFGDVETLRRKSAILDEHGAAVGRDTAALVTRSLGVDGSDPDEVGDELLAAGVRLFTVGADGPAYDLTQAEKWVRWRDRRA; encoded by the coding sequence GTGACCGAGACGTCCCCGGCCGGCGTGCGCGTCGGCGTCCAGATCCAGCCGCAGCACGCCGACTACGCCCAGATCCGCGACGCGGTGCGTCGCGCGGAGGACATCGGCGTCGACGTCGTCTTCAACTGGGACCACTTCTTCCCGCTCTACGGGGACCCCGACGGCAAGCACTTCGAGTGCTGGACGATGCTGGGTGCCTGGGCCGAGCAGACGAGCCGCGTCGAGATCGGCGCGCTGGTCACCTGCAACTCGTACCGCAACCCCGACCTCCTGGCCGACATGGCCCGCACGGTCGACCACATCAGCGGCGGGAGGCTGATCCTGGGGATCGGCGCCGGGTGGTTCGAGCGCGACTACACGGAGTACGGGTACGAGTTCGGCACGGCGGGCTCGCGGATCGCGGACCTCGCGCAGACGATGCCGCGGATCCGCGCGCGGTGGGCCGCGATGAACCCCGCACCGACGCGGGACATCCCGGTGATGATCGGTGGCGGCGGTGAGCGCAAGACGCTGCGCGTCGTGGCCGAGCACGCCGACATCTGGCACTCGTTCGGTGACGTCGAGACGCTGCGGCGCAAGAGCGCGATCCTCGACGAGCACGGGGCGGCCGTCGGGCGGGACACCGCGGCGCTGGTGACCCGGTCGCTGGGCGTCGACGGGTCCGACCCCGACGAGGTCGGCGACGAGCTGCTCGCCGCGGGCGTGCGACTGTTCACGGTCGGTGCCGACGGCCCCGCCTACGACCTGACCCAGGCCGAGAAGTGGGTGCGCTGGCGCGACCGGCGCGCCTGA
- a CDS encoding alpha/beta hydrolase, whose translation MTRGASDDAATVVGPAARTTAPPGGDGPREGAPRLVARVAARAARWWARFSPAGLVGALVLFAAALGPSLMPRSPVYQGAIAGVCAAIGYAVGTFAGWGARRIGLRAPWPPARRVLVHRVTAALALLVVAAALLVDADWQARSRGLLDMGPAAPARPLQVVALAVALGLLLVLLARALRATALAVARLAGRLLPPVPARLVAVVVVGVAAYLVLDGTVVAGLRHVLTTTYAALDEETFPGDEQPTDPERSGSPASLAAWDSLGREGRRFVAGGPDVDELARFSAATGLEREVREPVRVYAGLDTDADLDQVAALVVAELDRTDAWDRSVLVVTTTTGTGWVDPASAAAVELLWGGDTAVAAMQYSYLPSWVSFVGDRATPPAAGRALFEAVYARWSQLPPDDRPALYPSGISLGSFGSQGAFASLSDVAARTSGAVWAGTPGFTPLWSELTSDRDAGSREVYPVLDGGRTVRWGRTLPDDSASLADGDAEWRHPRVVYLQHPSDGVTWWSPDLVLDRPDWLREPRGADVLPDVSWFPVATFFRVVIDLFVAGEAPPGHGHTFVGEYADAWAAVAPPPGWTPTATALLHTALDAPQDTSVADR comes from the coding sequence ATGACGAGGGGGGCGTCGGACGACGCGGCGACCGTCGTCGGCCCTGCGGCCCGGACGACGGCGCCACCGGGCGGTGACGGCCCTCGCGAGGGCGCACCCCGGCTCGTCGCCCGGGTCGCGGCGCGCGCGGCCCGGTGGTGGGCCCGCTTCTCCCCCGCCGGCCTGGTCGGGGCGCTCGTGCTGTTCGCGGCCGCGCTCGGACCGTCCCTCATGCCCCGCAGCCCGGTCTACCAGGGGGCCATCGCGGGCGTCTGCGCGGCGATCGGGTACGCGGTGGGGACCTTCGCCGGGTGGGGTGCCCGCCGCATCGGGCTGCGGGCACCCTGGCCGCCCGCGCGACGTGTGCTCGTCCACCGCGTCACGGCCGCGCTCGCGCTGCTCGTGGTCGCCGCGGCGCTGCTCGTCGACGCCGACTGGCAGGCACGCTCGCGCGGCCTGCTCGACATGGGGCCGGCGGCACCCGCCCGGCCGCTGCAGGTGGTCGCGCTGGCCGTGGCGCTGGGCCTGCTCCTGGTCCTGCTCGCGCGCGCCCTGCGCGCGACGGCGCTCGCCGTCGCCCGGCTGGCCGGCCGGCTGCTGCCACCCGTCCCCGCGCGGCTCGTCGCGGTCGTCGTGGTGGGCGTGGCCGCGTACCTGGTGCTCGACGGGACGGTCGTCGCCGGGCTGCGGCACGTCCTGACGACGACGTACGCCGCGCTCGACGAGGAGACGTTCCCGGGCGACGAGCAGCCGACGGACCCCGAGCGCAGCGGGTCGCCCGCGTCCCTCGCGGCGTGGGACTCCCTGGGCCGCGAGGGACGCCGCTTCGTCGCCGGGGGCCCGGACGTCGACGAGCTCGCGCGGTTCTCGGCGGCCACCGGGCTCGAGCGCGAGGTGCGCGAGCCCGTCCGCGTGTACGCCGGCCTGGACACCGACGCCGACCTGGACCAGGTCGCGGCGCTCGTCGTCGCGGAGCTCGACCGCACGGACGCCTGGGACCGCTCCGTCCTCGTCGTCACGACCACGACGGGCACGGGCTGGGTGGACCCCGCCTCCGCGGCGGCCGTCGAGCTGCTGTGGGGCGGGGACACCGCGGTGGCCGCCATGCAGTACTCCTACCTGCCGAGCTGGGTGAGCTTCGTCGGCGACCGCGCGACGCCGCCGGCCGCCGGCCGCGCGCTCTTCGAGGCCGTGTACGCACGGTGGTCGCAGCTGCCGCCGGACGACCGCCCGGCGCTCTACCCGTCCGGCATCTCGCTGGGCAGCTTCGGCTCGCAGGGAGCCTTCGCGAGCCTGTCCGACGTGGCGGCGCGCACCAGCGGCGCCGTGTGGGCGGGCACCCCGGGGTTCACGCCGCTGTGGAGCGAGCTCACGAGCGACCGGGACGCCGGGTCGCGCGAGGTGTACCCGGTGCTCGACGGCGGACGCACCGTGCGCTGGGGGCGCACCCTGCCCGACGACAGCGCGTCCCTGGCCGACGGGGACGCGGAGTGGCGGCACCCGCGGGTGGTGTACCTGCAGCACCCGTCGGACGGCGTCACGTGGTGGTCGCCCGACCTGGTGCTCGACCGCCCGGACTGGCTGCGCGAGCCGCGGGGCGCGGACGTGCTGCCGGACGTCTCCTGGTTCCCCGTCGCCACCTTCTTCCGGGTGGTCATCGACCTGTTCGTGGCGGGCGAGGCCCCGCCGGGTCACGGCCACACCTTCGTCGGCGAGTACGCGGACGCGTGGGCGGCCGTGGCGCCGCCCCCGGGGTGGACGCCCACCGCGACGGCCCTGCTGCACACCGCGCTCGACGCCCCGCAGGACACGTCCGTCGCGGACCGCTGA
- a CDS encoding aldo/keto reductase codes for MTDGPVPTRTLIDGLELPVLGLGTYGLRGPDGVDAVRHAIDAGYRLVDSAYSYENEGAVGRAVRRSGVPRDELVLTSKLPGRYHRRDDAVRAVHESLWRAGLDHWDLYLVHWPNPRQGYFVEAFATLLELRDAGLIRSVGVSNFLPEHLTAVLDATGHVPSVNQVELHPRFPQREQRAADEVLGVVTQSWSPLGHGGDLLDDPTVAQVARAHGVGPAEVILRWHTQLGAVPLPKSATPARQRANLGVLAFTLDDDEVAAITALGRPDGRMSDQDPGVYEEL; via the coding sequence ATGACCGACGGACCCGTCCCCACCCGCACGCTGATCGACGGGCTCGAGCTGCCCGTCCTCGGTCTCGGCACCTACGGGCTGCGCGGTCCGGACGGCGTCGACGCCGTCCGCCACGCGATCGACGCGGGCTACCGGCTTGTCGACTCCGCGTACAGCTACGAGAACGAGGGCGCGGTCGGCCGGGCGGTGCGTCGCAGCGGCGTCCCGCGCGACGAGCTCGTGCTCACCTCCAAGCTCCCGGGCCGCTACCACCGGCGCGACGACGCCGTGCGCGCCGTGCACGAGTCGCTGTGGCGCGCGGGCCTGGACCACTGGGACCTGTACCTCGTCCACTGGCCCAACCCGCGGCAGGGGTACTTCGTCGAGGCCTTCGCGACGCTCCTGGAGCTCCGGGACGCCGGGCTGATCAGGTCCGTGGGCGTCTCGAACTTCCTGCCCGAGCACCTGACGGCGGTGCTCGACGCGACCGGGCACGTCCCCAGCGTCAACCAGGTCGAGCTGCACCCGCGGTTCCCGCAGCGCGAGCAGCGTGCGGCGGACGAGGTCCTGGGCGTGGTCACCCAGTCGTGGAGCCCGCTGGGGCACGGCGGCGACCTGCTCGACGACCCGACGGTCGCGCAGGTGGCGCGCGCCCACGGCGTCGGACCGGCCGAGGTGATCCTGCGGTGGCACACCCAGCTCGGTGCCGTGCCGCTGCCGAAGTCCGCGACGCCCGCGCGGCAGCGCGCCAACCTCGGGGTCCTGGCGTTCACGCTCGACGACGACGAGGTGGCCGCGATCACCGCGCTCGGCCGCCCCGACGGACGGATGTCCGACCAGGACCCGGGCGTCTACGAGGAGCTCTGA
- a CDS encoding VOC family protein: MIIVSLPVRHLGAARAFYAGLGFAVNEACSDDDVVCVVVSDAICVMLLERARFARLTSLPVADARASTQVLHCLTARSRDEVDALVRGAVASGGAEPRAVQQGGGVYARTVTDPDGHVWEILHTDLSGAG; encoded by the coding sequence ATGATCATCGTCAGCCTCCCGGTGCGGCACCTCGGCGCGGCGCGCGCGTTCTACGCCGGGCTCGGCTTCGCGGTGAACGAGGCGTGCAGCGACGACGACGTGGTCTGCGTCGTCGTGTCCGACGCGATCTGCGTCATGCTGCTCGAGCGCGCGCGGTTCGCGCGGCTCACGTCCCTGCCCGTCGCGGACGCGCGCGCGAGCACGCAGGTGCTCCACTGCCTGACCGCACGGTCCCGTGACGAGGTCGACGCCCTCGTGCGCGGCGCCGTGGCGTCCGGGGGCGCCGAGCCCCGCGCCGTCCAGCAGGGAGGCGGGGTGTACGCGCGCACGGTGACCGACCCGGACGGCCACGTGTGGGAGATCCTGCACACGGACCTCTCGGGGGCGGGCTGA
- a CDS encoding pectate lyase family protein: MRDTAATPPRRPGAEQTSSRRAEPVRPSPPRRAAVAVVAVALAAGTAAAATTATASPARADTPATTRDLGQETLAPGDGWASWTGTTRPDGRVVQATGTTGGAAAHAAQVHVVETWTQLRDALGGGPGSTGTTARTVTEPRIVYVRGTLDAFAGPDGARLTCDDFAAQVTVAGTDEPFSMAAYIAHFDPTGPWGRTDPAGPLEDARVAAAALQARQTQQHVGSNVTLVGVGDDARIVGANLRIRDASNVIVRNLTLSDAYDCFPQWDPGDSDAGNWNSAYDNLSVWASTSVWADHLTLDDGEHPPSLLETVYGRPYEVHDGLLDVTHGSDLVTVSWNHFDDHDKTSLVGSSDSRLQDRGQHRVTYHHNLWTDIGQRAPRVRFGDVHVYNNVYEQSRAQGYAYLLGAGVESSVVAEENVFDLAPGVDPASVVTAWKGTMLAERGSLVRDVPVDLVAAFNATSPTPLADEARWVPGDHYAPHVQPAADAAVAVRAGAGATLPSGAPGTSAAPDAPRLSDDNGWDTGLHDGDYTITSTLWWGQNATVVRLYENDVLVEARRVDARSPAAQHTAFTLTGRPDGTYTYVAEALNPWGTSRSAPRTVTVRDAAPGTPRLSTSTAADGTVGVTATLWWGTNASEYVLTADGREVDRRQLSPRSPARQTVTTSTAGWAPGRHTVVATFRNAAGESSSLPLEVVVGP, translated from the coding sequence ATGCGCGACACCGCTGCCACCCCGCCACGCCGCCCGGGAGCCGAACAGACCTCGTCCCGACGCGCCGAGCCCGTGCGGCCGTCGCCCCCGCGGCGGGCGGCCGTCGCGGTCGTCGCGGTCGCGCTGGCCGCCGGGACGGCCGCCGCCGCGACCACCGCGACGGCCTCGCCCGCCCGGGCGGACACCCCCGCCACGACACGCGACCTCGGGCAGGAGACGCTCGCACCCGGGGACGGCTGGGCGTCGTGGACCGGGACCACCCGCCCCGACGGTCGTGTCGTGCAGGCCACCGGCACGACGGGCGGCGCAGCGGCCCATGCCGCGCAGGTGCACGTCGTCGAGACCTGGACGCAGCTGCGCGACGCGCTCGGCGGCGGCCCGGGGTCCACCGGCACGACGGCACGGACCGTCACCGAGCCGCGGATCGTGTACGTGCGCGGCACGCTCGACGCGTTCGCCGGACCCGACGGTGCGCGGCTGACCTGCGACGACTTCGCCGCGCAGGTGACGGTCGCCGGCACGGACGAGCCGTTCTCGATGGCCGCCTACATCGCGCACTTCGACCCGACGGGGCCGTGGGGACGCACCGACCCGGCCGGCCCCCTGGAGGACGCACGCGTCGCCGCCGCCGCGCTCCAGGCACGCCAGACCCAGCAGCACGTCGGCTCGAACGTCACGCTCGTCGGCGTCGGGGACGACGCCCGGATCGTCGGCGCGAACCTGCGCATCCGCGACGCCTCGAACGTCATCGTCCGCAACCTCACGCTCTCCGACGCCTACGACTGCTTCCCCCAGTGGGACCCGGGCGACAGCGACGCGGGCAACTGGAACTCGGCGTACGACAACCTCTCGGTGTGGGCGTCGACGAGCGTCTGGGCCGACCACCTCACGCTCGACGACGGCGAGCACCCCCCGAGCCTCCTCGAGACGGTCTACGGACGGCCGTACGAGGTGCACGACGGCCTGCTGGACGTCACGCACGGCTCCGACCTCGTCACCGTCTCGTGGAACCACTTCGACGACCACGACAAGACGAGCCTCGTCGGATCCTCGGACTCCCGGCTGCAGGACCGCGGGCAGCACCGTGTGACGTACCACCACAACCTCTGGACCGACATCGGGCAGCGGGCGCCCCGGGTCCGCTTCGGCGACGTCCACGTGTACAACAACGTCTACGAGCAGAGCCGGGCACAGGGGTACGCGTACCTCCTGGGTGCCGGTGTCGAGTCGAGCGTCGTCGCCGAGGAGAACGTGTTCGACCTCGCGCCCGGCGTCGACCCGGCGTCCGTGGTCACGGCGTGGAAGGGCACGATGCTCGCCGAGCGCGGCTCGCTCGTGCGCGACGTGCCCGTCGACCTCGTCGCGGCGTTCAACGCGACCTCCCCCACCCCGCTCGCGGACGAGGCGCGCTGGGTCCCGGGCGACCACTACGCGCCGCACGTGCAGCCGGCCGCGGACGCGGCCGTCGCCGTCCGCGCCGGCGCCGGCGCCACGCTCCCGTCGGGAGCACCCGGCACCTCGGCGGCGCCCGACGCACCCCGGCTGTCCGACGACAACGGCTGGGACACCGGCCTGCACGACGGCGACTACACGATCACCTCGACGCTGTGGTGGGGGCAGAACGCGACCGTCGTCCGGCTGTACGAGAACGACGTGCTGGTCGAGGCACGACGGGTCGACGCCCGGTCACCCGCCGCGCAGCACACGGCCTTCACCCTCACCGGGCGGCCCGACGGCACGTACACCTACGTCGCCGAGGCGCTGAACCCGTGGGGGACGTCGCGCTCGGCGCCCCGCACGGTGACGGTCCGCGACGCCGCACCGGGCACCCCGCGCCTGAGCACCTCGACAGCGGCGGACGGCACGGTGGGCGTCACCGCGACCCTGTGGTGGGGCACGAACGCCTCCGAGTACGTGCTGACGGCCGACGGGCGTGAGGTGGACCGCCGGCAGCTGTCCCCGCGGTCACCCGCGCGCCAGACCGTCACGACGTCCACGGCGGGGTGGGCGCCCGGGCGCCACACCGTCGTCGCGACGTTCCGCAACGCGGCCGGCGAGTCCTCGAGCCTTCCCCTCGAGGTGGTCGTCGGCCCCTGA